One stretch of Molothrus aeneus isolate 106 chromosome 2, BPBGC_Maene_1.0, whole genome shotgun sequence DNA includes these proteins:
- the METTL16 gene encoding RNA N6-adenosine-methyltransferase METTL16, giving the protein MALNKSMHARNRYKDKPPDFAYLAGKYPEFQQHVQTTLAGRVSLNFKDPEAVRALTCTLLKEDFGLTIDIPVERLIPTVPLRLNYIHWVEDLIGHRDADKQTLRRGIDIGTGASCIYPLLGATLNGWYFLATEVDDMCFNYAKKNVEQNNLSDLIKVVKVPQKTLLMDALKEESEIIYDFCMCNPPFFANQLEAKGVNSRNPRRPPPSSVNTGGITEIMAEGGELEFVKRIIHDSLQLKKRLRWYSCMLGKKCSLAPLKEELRIQGVPKVTHTEFCQGRTMRWALAWSFYDDVQVPSPPSKRRKLEKPRKPITFMVLASTVKELSVKAAAMGWDVVEAIAVVRAWVEKILTDLKVQHKRVPCGKDEISLFVTAIENSWIHLRRKKRERVRQLRELPRASEDILQAMEEEKNSQKSVSNNSDCENPKAEDSEMAPDEDVQMTAGDEQPEESAAKEEHSDPVKEEEMEAKQGETSHGRGSGDVKEEPCPSEEAGNLTVGKEPGPKETSGGFLFKCLMNVKKEGNDVVVEMHWVEGQNRDLMNQLCTYLRNQILRLVAS; this is encoded by the exons ATGGCCCTCAACAAGTCCATGCACGCCCGCAACCGCTACAAGGACAAACCCCCCGACTTCGCCTACCTGGCTGGCAAGTACCCCGAGTTCCAGCAGCACGTGCAGACCACCCTGGCGGGCAGGGTGAG CCTGAACTTCAAGGATCCCGAGGCCGTGAGGGCTCTGACATGCACCCTGCTGAAGGAGGATTTCGGGCTGACCATCGATATCCCCGTGGAAAGGCTCATTCCCACCGTCCCCTTGAGGCTGAACTACATCCACTGGGTGGAGGATCTCATCGGCCACCGGGATGCTGACAAGCAAACCCTGAGACGAGGCATTGACATAG ggacaggggcatcCTGTATATACCCATTGCTTGGAGCAACTTTGAATGGCTGGTATTTCCTTGCAACAGAAGTGGATGACATGTGCTTCAATTATGCCAAGAAGAATGTGGAACAGAATAACTTGTCTGATCTTATAAAAG TGGTTAAGGTACCACAGAAAACTCTTCTAATGGATGCACTGAAAGAGGAATCTGAGATCATTTATGATTTCTGCATGTGCAACCCCCCCTTTTTTGCCAACCAGTTGGAAGCTAAG GGAGTTAATTCTCGAAATCCACGGCgtccccctcccagctctgtaAATACAGGAGGGATCACAGAAATCATGGCTGAGGGAGGAGAACTAGAATTTGTCAAAAGAATTATTCATGATAGTCTCCAACTTAAAAAGAGGTTACG ATGGTACAGTTGCATGTTGGGTAAGAAATGCAGTTTGGCACCACTGAAAGAAGAACTTCGAATCCAGGGG GTCCCTAAAGTCACTCACACGGAATTCTGCCAGGGACGCACCATGAGATGGGCACTGGCCTGGAGTTTCTATGATGATGTGCAAGTACCT tCACCTCCctctaaaagaagaaaattagaaaaaccACGAAAACCAATTACATTCATGGTTTTGGCTTCTACAGTCAAAGAATTGTCTGTCAAAGCTGCAGCTATGGGCTGGGATGTTGTAGAAGCTATTGCTGTGGTTAGAGCCTGGGTAGAGAAGATTCTCACTGATCTGAAG GTTCAGCATAAACGTGTTCCATGTGGAAAAGATGAAATCAGCCTCTTTGTCACTGCCATTGAAAACTCCTGGATTCATTTGAGGAGAAAGAAACGAGAGAGAGTAAGGCAATTACGGGAACTTCCTCGAGCTTCTGAAGATATTCTGCAAGCaatggaggaggaaaagaacagCCAGAAGAGCGTGAGCAACAACTCAGACTGTGAAAACCCCAAGGCTGAAGACTCTGAAATGGCACCTGATGAGGATGTCCAGATGACAGCAGGTGATGAGCAACCAGAGGAATCTGCTGCCAAAGAAGAGCACAGTGACCCTGTGAAGGAAGAGGAGATGGAAGCAAAGCAGGGAGAAACATCACATGGGAGAGGTTCCGGTGATGTGAAGGAGGAACCTTGCCCTTCAGAGGAAGCTGGCAATCTGACAGTGGGAAAAGAGCCTGGCCCTAAAGAAACTAGTGGGGGTTTTCTCTTCAAGTGTTTAATGAAtgtgaagaaagaaggaaatgatGTAGTAGTAGAAATGCACTGGGTTGAAGGACAGAACAGAGACTTGATGAACCAGCTGTGCACGTACTTGCGGAACCAAATTCTTCGATTGGTTGCTAGTTAG
- the TNFRSF1A gene encoding tumor necrosis factor receptor superfamily member 1A encodes MRGPALPRSSLGTVILIFVCVLTKESVEITPVPYRVQVRRVALDGKDPSNSLRREKKQMHCQLGQYLHPKKTHCCMRCHAGTYKAKDCEGPDQATVCLPCANGTFTAVDNTMSKCFQCKRCRTALQQIVETPCTPKQDTVCGCQKNQYLIDSESEYFQCRNCSSCADGIIASCSKNKDAICRCKPQFFLSRSNICKPCNSCTGEDCLLCPSPVTTSPISSGLNGNLVLGTLVAIFGVIFVLCIARKVGKLVQKRETGPFYSCVLPLRTKEPVSEVEEKNEISTLFPESQKETELPINATQPSDPLPQSSHEFPDCVRPARKTQLPDTPAVLYTVVDHVPPSRWKEFVRRLGLSDCDLERIELEHRRLRDAQYEMLRLWRLRMGRAATVEHISCVLNQMELSGCSEAVQEALLNQNSPQPCSLHNHL; translated from the exons GTTATTCTAATATTTGTCTGTGTGTTGACAAAGGAATCTGTAGAAATTACTCCAGTGCCATATAGAGTGCAAGTCCGTCGGGTAGCTTTGGATGGAAAAGACCCCTCTAACTCTttgaggagagaaaagaaacagatgCACTGTCAACTGGGACAATACCTACACCCCAAAAAGACCCACTGCTGCATGAGGTGTCATGCAG GTACCTACAAGGCAAAAGACTGTGAAGGGCCTGACCAGGCAACTGTCTGTCTTCCATGTGCCAATGGCACATTCACAGCTGTTGATAACACCATGTCTAAATGCTTCCAGTGCAAACGCTGCCGTACAG CACTCCAGCAGATAGTAGAgaccccctgcaccccaaagcaAGATACTGTATGTGGCTGTCAGAAGAATCAGTATCTGATTGATTCTGAGTCTGAATACTTCCAGTGTAGGAACTGCAGCTCATGTGCCGATGGGATTATTGCCAGCT gTTCAAAGAACAAAGATGCAATTTGCAGGTGTAAGCCTCAATTCTTCCTGTCACGTAGTAATATTTGCAAGCCTTGCAACAG CTGCACTGGAGAAGACTGCTTGCTGTGTCCTAGCCCAGTCACTACCTCACCGATCTCATCTGGGCTGA ATGGAAACCTTGTACTTGGCACCCTTGTTGCAATATTTGGAGTTATCTTCGTCCTCTGCATTGCACGTAAAGTAGGGAAGCTGGTCCAGAAACGTGAGACAGGGCCTTTCTACTCCTGTG TTTTGCCACTGAGAACCAAGGAGCCAGTATCAGAG gttgaggaaaaaaatgaaatttccacCCTTTTTCCTGAGTCCCAGAAGGAAACAGAATTGCCAATAAATGCAACCCAGCCATCTGACCCTCTGCCACAGAGTTCACATGAGTTTCCAGACTGTGTCAGACCTGCCAGGAAGACACAGCTTCCAGACA cccctgctgttCTGTACACGGTGGTGGACCATGTGCCGCCGTCGCGGTGGAAGGAGTTTGTGCGGCGCCTGGGGCTGAGCGACTGCGACCTGGAGCGGATTGAGCTGGAGCACCGGCGCCTGCGAGACGCCCAGTATGAAATGCTCCGGCTCTGGAGACTGCGCATGGGCCGTGCCGCCACCGTGGAGCACATCAGCTGCGTTCTCAACCAGATGGAGCTCAGTGGCTGCAGCGAAGCTGTTCAAGAAGCTTTGCTCAACCAGAACTCTCCTCAGCCTTGCAGCCTCCACAACCATCTTTAA